The genome window ACGCCCAGTCAGCAGGGCCAGTTGGACTGCATGCGCCGGGCCTACCGGGACGCCGGGGTGGCGCCGGAGCAGGTCGGCTTCGTGGAGTGCCACGGCAGCGCGACCAAGGTGGGAGACGCGGTCGAGCTGGCGGCCCTGGCCCAACTGCGCGAGGACGAGCGGCCGGTGTGGGTCTCGTCGGTGAAGGCCAACATCGGCCACACCATGTCGGCCGCCGGGATCGCCGGCCTGATCAAGGCGGCGCTGGTGGTGCGGCACGGCGTGGTGCCGCCGCAGCCGGGCGTCCGGCAGCCCGGCGAGGCGGTGACCGGCGGGCCGTTCCGGCTCGCGCGCTCGGCCGAGGAGTGGGCGACGGCGGCCGGCGAGCCGCGCCGGGCGGCGGTCAGCTCCTTCGGCTTCGGCGGCACCAACGTGCACCTGGTGCTGGAGCAGGCGCCACCGACCGCTCAACGGGTGGGCACGATCGGGCCGTTCACCCTCTCGGCGGGCTCGCCGGAGCTGCTCGCGCAGTACGCCGGGCAGCTGGCCGACCTGGTCGAGGAGCAGCGGCCCGACCTGGCCGACCTCGCCTACACCCTCGGCACCCGGGCCGTGCTGGCGCACCGGCGCACGGTGCACGCCTCGGACCACGCCGAGTTGGTCGCGCTGCTCCGCGAACGCGGACCGGCCCTCGACCACGGCGACCCGCCCGCCCCGCCGACCACCGGAAACCTGCTGACCCTGCCGGTCAGCCCCGTCGTCCGAACCACGCACTGGGGAGTACAGCTCGATGATTCACGGAACTGACACGGACACCGTCGCCGCCGGGGTCTTCGCCGCGGTGAGCGCGGCCAGCGACTTCCCGACCGAGGTCCTGACGCACGATCAATCCCTGGCGAACGACCTGGACTTCGACTCGCTGATGTTCGCGGAGCTGGCCGACCGGCTGGTGCTGACCTGGCCGGGCCTGCCGCTGATCGACAAGGCCGAGATCCGGGCGGGCACCACGATCGGCGACGTGATCGGGTGGGTGCGGGAGAACCTGGCGGAGGGCGCGGCGTGAGCCGGCGGACCGTCCTGGTAACGGGGGCCTCGGGGTTGGTCGGCGCCGCGACCGTCGAGGCGCTGTGGCACCAGCCCGGAACGACGGTTATCGCGCTGCGGCACCGGGCCAGGCTGTCCTGCGCGCCCGGGGTGCGCACCGTCGCCGGGGACATCACCGCGCCCCGACTCGGCCTGCCGGACGAGCTGTTGGGCGAGATCACCGACGTGGTGCACTGCGCGGCCCAGGTGGCCTGGCTGAAGGCGAGCCCGGCCATGAGCGCCACCAACATCGAAGGGACCCAGCGGGTCTGCGAGTTCGCGGCGCTGGCCGGTGCCCGCCTGGTGCACGTCAGCACCGCCTTCGTGGAGCTGGACCTGACGGCCGACACCCCCGCCCCGATCCCCGGCAGCCGCAACCACCCGGGCGCGTACCTGGATTCCAAGCGCGCGGCCGAGGAGGTGGTCCGCACCCACGGCCCGGCGGAGCACGTGATCGCCCGGATCCCCGGCGTGCTCGGCGACTCGCGCACCGGCGACACCGGCGGCGCCCTCCAGGGCTTCCACCGCTTCGTCGCGGCGGCCGTGCAGGGCCGGATCCCGGCCGTCCCGCTGGCGCCGGACGCGGTGCTCGACCTGCTCCCCACCGACGTGATCGGCCACGCCCTCGCCGCCCTGGTGGCCGCCCCGGCCTACCCCGAGCTGGTCCGCATCACCGCGGGCCCGGCCGCCCCGACGATGGCCCGGGTCGCGGCCGCCATCACGGAGACGGCCGGCGCCGCTCCCCCGGCCCTGCTGGACGCCGCCACCCTGGCCCGCCGGCTGTCGGAGGCCGGCACCGCGCCCAACACCCCCGCCTGGCGCCGGGTCGCCGACCTCGCCGCGATGTGCGAGGTCTACCGCCCCCGGCACGCGTTCCCGACCGACCTGGGCAGCATCCCGGGGACGGTCGCGCCGGGCACGGCCGACGTGCTGGGCGCGCTGGCGGCGCTGACCCGTTACCTGGCGGGGCAGTTGGCGGCGGTCGGCTGAGTCGTGGTCGCCCCGGAGCGTCCGGGGCGACCACGGCACGTCAGCCGATCTGATCTGCCGTCAGGTTCCGGTGGAGGGGCTGGTTCCGGTGCCCGCCATGCCGAGTCCGGTGCTCATGGTGCCCATCGGGCTGGTGAGGGCGAGTTGGAAGGCGGTCGACTGGTAGGTGACCTGGAACTCGCCGGCGTAGGCGGTGATGCTGGGGCTGCTGCTGCCGACCGAGGCGGGGCCGTTGGTGCTGGTGTAGAGGCCCGTCCAGTTGATCTGGCCGTTGCTGGACTCGTAGGCCACCTCGCTGCCGCCGCTCAGCCAGGCGGCGCTCGGGCTGGTGCCTGCGGCGAGCGTGATGCCGTTCTCCCGGATGGCCGGGATGCCGTAGCTGCCGATCCACAGGGTGCTGTCCGTCGCCTGGAAGGCGTAGAGGTAGCCGTTGCCCGACTCGGCGACGATCGACGGGTTGGTGCCGCCGCGCACGTAGTTGGTGCTCAGGCCGGTGCCCTCGGGGCCGGTGAAGGCCAGCACGCCGGTGTTGGCGACGTAGGCGATCTCGAAGCCGCCACCCGCCAGGGCAGCGATGCTCGGGGTGGAGCTGCCGGTCATCTGCAGCTGGGTGTCGACGGGGTTGCTGTTGGGCGTGAAGGTGCACAGGTGGCCACTGGAGGCCTCGTAGGCGACTTCGAGCGTCCCGTTCGAGGAGACGGCCAGGCTCGGGCTGCTGCCGCCCGCGAGCGCGAGGCCGGTGTTCCAGGTGTAGTCGGAGCCGATGATCACCAGCGTCTTGTACGCCGTCATGATCGCCTCCTCCCAGCCGCCGTCCGGCAGGATCACCACGCTGGGGCTGGTGTTGCGCAGGATCGACTGCCCGGTGTACCCCGAGCCGGCGGGGGTCCAGTTGTAGACCACCTGGTTGCGCGGGATGCCGGCCTGGACGGCGGTGATGTCCTGGCCGGTCTCTGGCGCGGTGCTGGCGCCGTAGGCCACGCCGAAGTTGTGGTTGGCGCTGAGCGCCGTCGGCGTGGCGGTGCCGCCGGCCGGGTTGTCGAGCGTGACGGCGGTGGCGGTGGAGGTCAGCGCGGTGTTGTCGAGCGAGACGGCGGTGAAGCCGTTGTAGCCGAACTGGGCCAGTGAGGTCCCGCCCGCGCTCACCATGACCTCGGCGCTGGCGTTCTGCGCGTTGGCGGCCGTGACGACCTCGGTCGCGCTCCAGTTCTGCGTGTAGTCGATGATGGCGATCTGGTAGGTGGCGGTGTGGGGGACCTGCACGACGGCCGCCGCCATGTTGTCCTCGGGGAGCACGTTGCCGCCGTAGGCCTGCTTGGTGCCGCCGGCCGAGTAGAAGCCGTAGTAGTGCCCGTTGCCGCCGTTGCAGTCGACCTGGGTGCCGATCTGCTCGACGCCCGGGTCGCTCGCGGTGAGGCCGTCGAGCCCGACCCAGAGCTGGACCGCGCCGCCGGAGGTGCAGTCGACGAACGGCTGGACCCAGGAGGCGCCGGCCTGGGTGATGCCGGAGCCGGTGAGCGCGTAACCGGCTCCGGCGCTGCCGGTGATGCCGTGCGGGCGCACGGTGGTGGGCGCGGCCGTTGTAGCGGTGACGGCCGCCGTGGTGGGGGCGGCCGCGGTGGCGGTCGTGGTCCCGGCCAGCAAGGTGCCTAACGCCACCAGGGCGGTGGCGAACAGACGCAGTGGGCGCACGAGGTGCTCCTCGGTCGTGAAGAAGGGCGGTGGGTGGCGCGGGGTCGCGCACACCGCGCCATCCGTACCCTCCCGGTCCACCGGGGAATCTTCACAAGTCCCGCCAACCCGCCTACTGGACAGATCAGTTGGCGAAGTGTCAGGAGTGGCGCAAGGGATCACACGGCAACGACCCGGAGGCGACGCACCGTCAGATCACCCCGGCACGCAGCGCGTGGACCACCGCGTGGGTGCGGTTGCGCAGGTTGAGGCGGGTGACCACGTCGTGGACCACGCTCTTCACGGTGCGCTCGGAGTAACTCAGCTTGGCCGAGATCTGTTTGGTGCTCAGGCCCTCGGAGAGGAAGCGGAGCACCTCCACCTCGCGCTCGGAGAGGCCGGCCAGGTTCAGGCCGGCGGGGGCGAGGGCGGTGTCGCGGATCGCGCGGATGTGGCCGATCAGCGCCTGCTGCACCCCGCCCGGGGGCTCCGGGCTGGCGGCGGCCTCCTGGACGGCGCGGCGGATGTCGTCGAAGCCGGCCTCCTGGCGGTTGAGGTAGCTCACCAGGCCGAGGTCGATCGCGCGCAGGATGTGCTGGTCCGGGAAGTCGTGGGCGACCAGCACCATCGGGAGCACGCCGTCGGGCGTCTCGTGCTGGACCCGTTCCACGCGTAACAGGGTGTCAGCCGTCACCTCGGCGGCCAGCACCAGCAGCACGTCGGCCGGTTGGCCCCAGCGCCAGAAGCTCGCGGTGACCTCCTTGCAGGAGGAGAGCCACCAGACGGCTCCTTCGCCGGTCACCGGGTCGTTCGCCAGAACGGCCACGGTGACGGATTTCACGCTCTTGTCGGTCATCAACCTTTCCCCCGCCCCATTGAACAGTCGAATTCCGGCCGGAAGTTCGCCCGCAATCGATGCGGCGGAGCGACGTTCCCACACCTTGGAGAAGGGACGTCCGCCCCTGCCGTTCATTGCGCCGCCTCCCCTTTGTGCGCGGCTGCCCGGACCGTTCGGCACGCCCCGGCCCCACCTTCCGCGCCACCCGCCACTGGGTCCTACGGGGCTCGGGCCGCCCGGAGTTCAACCGGGCGGCGGTTGCTTCCCCAAGGTGCGCGGCGCCGTTGACCAGGCCCTGACCAGCGACTCCTCCCCCGCGCGCGGGAGCGCGAGCGGCTCGCTGCCCAAAGGTGCAACCCTCGCCGCACAAAGGGGTGGGACGGCTTGCGTCCGGCTTGCGGAGTCCCGCATCTTGGGACCGGTGCGAAGAGCCGCGAATGCCCGAAGGCCGATGCGGTGGAGCCGAATTGACGCCCTTCCACCATTCCCGAAGCGAGAGGAAGGCCGCATCATGACTGCCCCCGGACAATCTGCGGGGAATACCGCGCGGCACGTGTCGAAGGACACCCCCGGGCACACCGAGAATGACCGGAAATCACCTTCCGAACTGCGGGAGGTGGTCACCGGCGTCTGGCAGGACGTGCTGCGCCTGGACGGTCTCGCCCCCGACGCCAACTTCTTCGAGCTGGGCGGGCACTCGCTGACCGCCTCGCAGGTGATCTCCCGGCTGCGCCACGCCCTGGGTGCGGAGCTGCCGTTGGCGGCCTTCTTCGACCACCCGACCATCGCCGAACAGGCCGACCACCTGGCGGCCCTGGAGCGCACCGATGCCCGGTAACGCACCCCGGCGACCCGAGTTCTCCCCGCTCTCCGCCGCCCAGCAGCGGCTCTGGTTCTTCTGGCAACTGCGCCCGGAGAGCAGCGACTACCACGTGCCGCTGGCCACCCGGCTCCGCGGCCCGCTCGAACCGGCCGCGCTGGAGCGGGCGGTGGCCCGCCTGGCGGAGCGGCACAGCATGCTGCGCGCCTCCTTCCCGCTGCGCGACGGCG of Kitasatospora viridis contains these proteins:
- a CDS encoding SDR family oxidoreductase, with amino-acid sequence MSRRTVLVTGASGLVGAATVEALWHQPGTTVIALRHRARLSCAPGVRTVAGDITAPRLGLPDELLGEITDVVHCAAQVAWLKASPAMSATNIEGTQRVCEFAALAGARLVHVSTAFVELDLTADTPAPIPGSRNHPGAYLDSKRAAEEVVRTHGPAEHVIARIPGVLGDSRTGDTGGALQGFHRFVAAAVQGRIPAVPLAPDAVLDLLPTDVIGHALAALVAAPAYPELVRITAGPAAPTMARVAAAITETAGAAPPALLDAATLARRLSEAGTAPNTPAWRRVADLAAMCEVYRPRHAFPTDLGSIPGTVAPGTADVLGALAALTRYLAGQLAAVG
- a CDS encoding phosphopantetheine-binding protein — encoded protein: MSKDTPGHTENDRKSPSELREVVTGVWQDVLRLDGLAPDANFFELGGHSLTASQVISRLRHALGAELPLAAFFDHPTIAEQADHLAALERTDAR
- a CDS encoding helix-turn-helix transcriptional regulator, which translates into the protein MTDKSVKSVTVAVLANDPVTGEGAVWWLSSCKEVTASFWRWGQPADVLLVLAAEVTADTLLRVERVQHETPDGVLPMVLVAHDFPDQHILRAIDLGLVSYLNRQEAGFDDIRRAVQEAAASPEPPGGVQQALIGHIRAIRDTALAPAGLNLAGLSEREVEVLRFLSEGLSTKQISAKLSYSERTVKSVVHDVVTRLNLRNRTHAVVHALRAGVI